In Perognathus longimembris pacificus isolate PPM17 chromosome 3, ASM2315922v1, whole genome shotgun sequence, a single window of DNA contains:
- the Vps29 gene encoding vacuolar protein sorting-associated protein 29 isoform X2: MLVLVLGDLHIPHRCNSLPAKFKKLLVPGKIQHILCTGNLCTKESYDYLKTLAGDVHIVRGDFDENLNYPEQKVVTVGQFKIGLIHGHQVIPWGDMASLALLQRQFDVDILISGHTHKFEAFEHENKFYINPGSATGAYNALETNIIPSFVLMDIQASTVVTYVYQLIGDDVKVERIEYKKS, translated from the exons ATG CTGGTGTTGGTGTTAGGAGATCTGCATATCCCACACCGGTGCAACAGTTTGCCGGCTAAATTCAAAAAACTTCTGGTGCCCGGGAAGATCCAGCACATTCTCTGCACCGGAAACCTTTGCACCAAAGAGAGCTATGACTATCTCAAGACTCTGGCTGGTGATGTCCATATTGTAAGAGGAGACTTTGATGAG AACCTGAATTATCCAGAACAGAAAGTTGTGACTGTGGGACAGTTCAAAATTGGTTTGATCCACGGACATCAGGTTATTCCGTGGGGAGATATGGCCAGCCTGGCCCTGCTGCAGAGGCAATTTGATGTGGACATTCTTATCTCAGGACACACTCACAAATTTGAAGCATTTGAGCATGAAAATAAATTCTACATTAACCCAGGTTCTGCCACTGGGGCGTATAATGCCTTGGAAAC AAATATCATTCCGTCGTTTGTGTTGATGGACATCCAAGCCTCCACGGTCGTCACATACGTCTatcagctaattggagatgacgTCAAAGTAGAAAGAATTGAATACAAAAAGTCTTAA
- the Vps29 gene encoding vacuolar protein sorting-associated protein 29 isoform X1: MAGHRLVLVLGDLHIPHRCNSLPAKFKKLLVPGKIQHILCTGNLCTKESYDYLKTLAGDVHIVRGDFDENLNYPEQKVVTVGQFKIGLIHGHQVIPWGDMASLALLQRQFDVDILISGHTHKFEAFEHENKFYINPGSATGAYNALETNIIPSFVLMDIQASTVVTYVYQLIGDDVKVERIEYKKS; encoded by the exons ATG GCTGGGCACAGA CTGGTGTTGGTGTTAGGAGATCTGCATATCCCACACCGGTGCAACAGTTTGCCGGCTAAATTCAAAAAACTTCTGGTGCCCGGGAAGATCCAGCACATTCTCTGCACCGGAAACCTTTGCACCAAAGAGAGCTATGACTATCTCAAGACTCTGGCTGGTGATGTCCATATTGTAAGAGGAGACTTTGATGAG AACCTGAATTATCCAGAACAGAAAGTTGTGACTGTGGGACAGTTCAAAATTGGTTTGATCCACGGACATCAGGTTATTCCGTGGGGAGATATGGCCAGCCTGGCCCTGCTGCAGAGGCAATTTGATGTGGACATTCTTATCTCAGGACACACTCACAAATTTGAAGCATTTGAGCATGAAAATAAATTCTACATTAACCCAGGTTCTGCCACTGGGGCGTATAATGCCTTGGAAAC AAATATCATTCCGTCGTTTGTGTTGATGGACATCCAAGCCTCCACGGTCGTCACATACGTCTatcagctaattggagatgacgTCAAAGTAGAAAGAATTGAATACAAAAAGTCTTAA